A part of Fusarium graminearum PH-1 chromosome 3, whole genome shotgun sequence genomic DNA contains:
- a CDS encoding ribose-phosphate pyrophosphokinase II codes for MVRNIVVLGGNSHPQLTENVCHILGVPASNRILGKFSGGESRCEIKDSVRGKDVYIIQSGSGNVNDNLIDLCIMISACKTGSAKRVTAVVPLFPYSRQPDWPYNKAGAPLSQISGASKDYTFESVPPTPRPGGPKSAGLPNGVNNLTEKLSKTAEVANGVNGTNGHPTPRRSDTISSTTSENRGHHPENSTSSQRNAYTTHDYENQSNISVFQPKPGYKQWIAQAGTLVADLLTCAGADHIITMDLHDPQYQGFFDIPVDNLYGKALLQNYIQTNIQGHQNAVIVSPDAGGAKRATLIADSLKTDFALIHKERRPIRFTEHRNASMMLVGDVSNRICILVDDIIDTGNTITRAAKLLKKEGATKVYALVTHGVFSGDSIARINASSIDKMLVTNSVPQEEHRRLCPKLEVLDISPVFAEAIRRVHHGESISVLFQHN; via the exons ATGGTGCGCAATATTGTTGTTTTGGGAGGTAACTCCCACCCGCAACTTACTGAGAATGTCTGCCACATTCTTGGTGTCCCAGCCAGCAATCGCATTTTGGGAAAATTCTCTGGCGGCGAGAGCCGTTGCGAAATCAAGGACTCGGTCCGTGGTAAAGACGTCTACATCATACAATCCGGCTCCGGCaacgtcaacgacaacttGATTGATCTATGTATCATGATTTCGGCTTGCAAAACTGGCTCTGCGAAGCGAGTCACTGCCGTCGTGCCTTTATTCCCTTACTCTCGACAGCCCGACTGGCCCTACAACAAAGCCGGCGCTCCTTTGTCGCAAATTTCTGGCGCTTCCAAGGACTACACATTTGAAAGTGTCCCCCCTACACCTCGCCCTGGTGGCCCCAAGTCGGCCGGTCTGCCCAATGGCGTCAACAACTTAACCGAGAAGCTCTCGAAAACAGCAGAGGTTGCCAACGGCGTGAATGGTACCAACGGCCACCCTACACCTCGTCGCTCAGACACTATCTCAAGCACCACCTCCGAAAACCGTGGTCACCACCCTGAGAACTCGACTTCCTCGCAGAGGAATGCCTACACCACACACGATTACGAGAACCAGTCCAACATTTCCGTGTTCCAGCCCAAACCCGGCTACAAGCAGTGGATTGCTCAGGCTGGTACTCTGGTTGCTGACTTGCTCACCTGCGCTGGCGCCGACCACATTATCACCATGGACCTCCACGATCCTCAATACCAAGGCTTCTTCGACATTCCCGTCGACAACCTATACGGAAAGGCTCTACTCCAGAACTACATCCAAACTAACATCCAGGGTCACCAAAACGCTGTCATTGTCTCTCCCGATGCCGGAGGCGCGAAACGTGCCACTCTGATTGCCGACAGTCTCAAGACAGACTTTGCTTTGATCCACAAG GAGCGACGGCCCATCCGATTCACCGAGCATCGAAACGCGAGTatgatgttggttggtgatgtttcGAACCGTATCTGCATCCTGGTCGACGACATTATCGACACcggcaacaccatcacaCGAGCTGcgaagctcctcaagaaggagggtgCCACCAAAGTCTACGCCCTTGTCACACATGGAGTTTTCAGCGGCGACTCCATTGCCCGAATCAATGCTTCTTCTATTGACAAAATGTTGGTCACCAACTCGGTTCCTCAAGAAGAGCACCGCCGACTATGCCCCAAGCTTGAGGTACTTGATATCTCGCCTGTGTTTGCCGAGGCAATCCGCCGCGTCCACCACGGAGAGTCTATCAGTGTGTTGTTCCAGCACAATTAA